TGTATCAGTTCTTGATAGGAGCATACTGTTATACTGCTTTCTGGCATACCGTTATTTGGCCTTGGCAAATAGAGTCCATCTCACATGCTAGCTGGGATCAGTTGTATGGAGTGCTGTGTTGGAAGGAGGCTGAAGCTTCATCTAAGCTCTTTAGGAGGGAGTCTGTGATCAATTAGCAATGTCTGCCCAGGAGGAGTGggtggtgcatgcatgtgtcCCAGGTCTGCCATCCCTGCCCTCAGGCTCTGGACTGTCTGTGCGCTGTCTTCTGCTGTGTCTGAGAACTGTGGCGGGCAGCAGGGCTATTTTTGCTCCTGGCTTTTTATTCATGTTAGTGACTAGCTTCTCGGCCACATCATGACATCAGCTCGCATTCCTCTTATAGTCCACAAAAAATCCCCAAGTCTTTTTCATAAGAAAAGCCATCAAACTAGATCTTTCCCCCATTTTGACATTATTTCCACTGTGTGCATACAGAATTAATTTCAATCATCCCTTTGTCGATGcttatttaggttatttccagaTGTTTATAATCAGAAACAACACTGCTGTGAACATCCTCATATGTACTGCTGCACGCATTGGTCTTATTTCCTTTGCACAAATCTATGGAAAAGGGCTGGGCAGCAGCCACCTAACTCTCATAGAATGTTCCAGAGACTCTGAACTGCCAGGAATTTCAGGGACTTGGAACAGGTGCCTCAGCCCATTCCTTGGTCTGCATGTGGCCCAGGTGTCTGAGAGATAATAAATTCAGGAGTACAGTTAAGGACTCACCCTGGTGTGTTCCCCAGTCCTGTTCAGTGGGCTGGGTTTGTGGGAGAAGCATCCCCAAGGCAACTAAAGTGGGTGGCGAGATGTCGAGtagctgagctcaggaggtcgggGCAGGGATATGGGAGCCAGTCTGGCTGTTCTCTAACCCAAAATCCCACCTAGAGACTCATGTATGCTGGTAAAATGTGACTGTCACTTTATAGCCAAGCTCTGTCACTAGGGCATCTGTGTTTCTGCCCTAGAAAGGGAAGGGTTGACATAGGATAGTTCTTCCTGCCCCAGGAAGAAACTGGGTAGAGCTGAGTCCTAATCAGGAAGGTGGGGCTGAGAGCCCAGAGCTTCGGAGTGTTGCTATAGAGCAAAACATCTTCACGAGTTCAGCCAGAAAATAGTCAAGCGCCCACATCATTTAAGTTTGGTAACTTCCTGTACTGATGTATACTCCTTGCAGCAGAGTCCTAGAGTGCCCATAGCTGCATGTACTTGTTAATACTGGGCATTTTCACTTAAATTATCTTTGTGTTTATCAGTTCAGATAAACTCAGAAAAGCCTCTTTTTAAGGGTCTAATACTGCACTGCGTAGCTTCTGATTGGGGCCATCAAGAGGTGATGTCCTCTGGTTCAAAGTAGGTTCATAGCTACATGGAAAATTCCACGCTGTGCTCACTTTTGTCCACGTTTGCTGAAGATCCCTGTAGTGCCACACTGGTTGCAGTAGGATCGCCtaggcatttctttcttttgggatGGTTTGAAgttgggtttgattttttttggagtGTGGAAGGGCTGCCACATTGCACAAGCTGATGCTATTCAATAGACTCGACAGGACCCGAGGACAAATTGAATGGGGACGTTTGAGTTGGGGAAGGGACTAAACTGATGACCCCTAGGACCCTGGCTCCAGGATAGAAGGGAAGACTTGGTGACTGTCAGACCTTCCCTTCCTGGAGAGGGAGACCCAGCCTCTCCCAAGCATGTTCTGGACCTGCTGACCCAGGGCAGCCAGGAACCCAGGAGTGCCCAGAGCGGAATCTTGGGCTGCCACAGGCCCAGAAAGTCTGCCCCAGGCCACCACCATCGCAATCCTATCCCCAAAGATGCCCTGCCCCAGGGCCTAAAGTCACCCTGCACTACCAGCGCCAGGCACTCCCATCTCCTGCCCATCCTGAGTTCAGTGGCTGCCGCCTGATCTCTTTCCACAGCCCCGTCTGCCCCACACCACGGCCAACTGGGAACAAAGGCCCCTCTCAAGTTCTCAGGCAGGCCTGGGCCCTCCCTCACCCCCCACCGTCAGGGAAGGATGCCCTGCTCTGCCTGCTCACTGTGGTTTCAGGCCAGGTTAGAAAGGGCTTGGTGAAGGGTGGAATTCCTTCGGACTTGAGGTGAACATTGCTCCTTCATCCTGGGTCGGGGGGCAGCACAGTGAGGGTCCCGCACTCCTCTCCCTGGCAGAGCCTCCCAGCAGCTCAGCAGCAGCTCAGCAGCAGCCTGTGGGCCACCAAGGGGCTTCCTGCTTCAGCTCCAGGGACCTGCAGGGAAACCACCTGTCCATCTCTGTGCTTCTGTGAACCTGGGGTGATGAGACTGTTTTGAATCCTCCTCTTAGGAGTGAAGGCCTGGCTGAATCTCTTTAAGGACGAGCTGTTTTTTCCTGTCACTCTTTTGCTTGGAAGCACAGATTTGGCCCCTGACTGAAGTATTTCCAGTCCAGGGCGCGTGTGATGTGTCCCCAGGCTGCAAAGATGAGGCGAGACAGAGGGAGGTGCACAGGCCTGGAGCAGAGGCGTGGGCTCTGGGGTCAGACAGTGTGGGATGGGCTTCCCAGCTGAGGCTGTCACTCCCCTGCAACCTGAGGCTCTGGGGCCTGAAGTCTGAGATGGAGACTCATTTGCTCCTTTGTACAGTTGATTAGGTTGGTGAGTATTGTGAGGTGCTGCTCAAAGCTTTAGCAATAGAATGGGAGGATTTTCAGATCCGTTCTCCCCCTTTCCCCCTACTAAGGCACACACACCAGGCCCAAAGGAGGCTGCTGTgggtgggggctgcaggggagggAGTTGGGAGACTCTTATGATGtggagaatcttttttttttttttttttttttttttttttgagacggagtctcactctgtcgcccaggctggagtgcagtggccagatctcagctcactgtaagctctgcctcctgggtttttgccattctcctgcctcagcctcctgagtagctgggactacaggcacccgccacctcgcccagctaggttttctttttttgtattttttagtagagatggagtttcaccgtgttagccaggatggtcttgatttcttgacctcgtgatccacccgtctcggccccccaaagtgctgggattacaggcttgagccacccacCCGGCCGATGTGGAGAATCTTGAAGGGTGGTGTTCCTCAGATGGCTTGAAGGCATTGAGTCTAACCCACTGTGTTACTGATAGGGAAACTGGGGCCTTGTAGGGAGGGGCAGCCTGCCCTGATTCTCAGTCCAGTGAGGGCAGAGCCAGGCAGAGAGCCCTGGGCCCCTCTCTTCATTCAGGCTCTTGCTCAGGAAGAGGCCTCTGTCATGGCCCAGCTCCTGGGGAGTGGGATGGGCATCCCCTGCCTGACCCTGGAGGCTAGAGCCAGAAGTCTTGCCCTAATCTGCAGGCCGGAAAGCAGGTGCCGAGATCCACAGCCCAGCCCTGGCTCACGGCAGAATTGGCAGCAAAGAGCCGCCACTCCCTACCCCCTGGGCCACTGACTATGCTCTCTGCTCCAGGCCGCCTGCTGGGGCCCCCAATCCAGGCTTCCCTGGAGCCAATGACAGTCACATTCTGCACTGGGCTCTGGGGTCCTGCAGGCCTCATGAGGAGCGGCAGGGACAGAAGCAGAGCAGAGCAGGGCTGGACTCGCTGCCCCAGGCTGCTGTGTGCAAGGCCTTCCATTGGTCTGAAGAAGGCACTGGGAGGGAGGATTGCAGCTGCGTGGGGTCCGTGTGCCCACCTCTCTGCTATGCCCACCTATTGGGACCTCCATTCCGGCCCCTGGGAGAGAGGGTCTTTCAAGGTCCTTCCAGCCCAAGGTTGAGTGATCTGACAGGGACAGGGTACCTGGCAGACTGACTGGACATTGTGTTGGAAACTGTGACGTAactctctcccttccctgctcGTCCTACACTGAGAAGCCACCTGCAGTGGAAACCAGCGTCTGCACACAGTGAAAAGGCTTGTGAGTTCCGAGTCGGGATGAGCTCGTCAGCCTGTCCCACACGGCCCCATCAGGGGCCCTGCTCCCCCATGGTGCTTGGAGACGTCAGAGGAATGTGTACATGTTGCAGGGACAGAAGGTGGTGAGGCGGAGGGGAACATCACGTCTCAGGGTCCCACCACTTGGGCTTGAACTCTGACTCACCTACTTCCTACCTGGGTCACTCTGGCACCCCCTGtaggcctcagtctcctcacctgGAAACGGGGAGGTGATGGTTCCTCTTTGTAGACTGCTTTCAAGATTTAGAGAAAATGTGTATACAGCATTGTATGAGTTTCCGGACTCGCCGTGACAAACACCACACACGGGTGCCTTCGACCACAGATGTTTATTGTcgcacagctctggaggctggaagtcagggATCAGGGTGTAGGCAGGGTGGGTTCCCCGACGGCCCCTCTCCTTGGCCTGCAGGTGGTCTTCTCCTCCTTGGGTCCTCGCATGCTGCTCCCTCTGTGTGCGTACATGGCCTCATCTCCTCTGCCTACAAAGACACCAGTCAGGCTGGATCAGGACACCCCAGTGACTTTATTTTAATGTCATCACCTCcacaaagaccctgtttccaaaacaCAGTCCCGTGCTGAGGTGCTGGGGGCCAGGGCTTCAGCACACACATATGGAGGGCACAGTTTACTCACGGCAACCACCAGCACAAGGGCTGGCCCTATGTAGGCATACAGTACAGAATCACTTTTGTTAATtattggaacttttttttttttgatggaatctccttctgtcgcccaggctggagtggagtggcacaatctcggctcactgcaggctcagcttcccaggttcacgccattctcctgcctcaacctcctgagtagctgggactacgggcgaccgccacccagctaattttttgtattttttttagtagagacggggtttcaccatgttagccaggatggtctcgatctcctgacctcgtgatctgcccacctcggcctcccagagtgctgggattacaggcgtgagccaccgtgcccggcgtttttttaaagtttttaaatcagTGGTGTATTTAATGCAGGTGGTAGGAGAGAAAGTGACAGAACTGGCTGAGTCAGTAATTgctgagcacctgctctgtgccaggcactgctctgggCTCTAGAGATGATCAGCAACCCAGTGACCAAAACTGCCATCCTCAGGGAGCTGGTATTTGCATGTGGGTGATGAACAGTGAGCAAAATCAATGAGGAAGGTGTATGGGATGTCAGAGGGTGGTGCACTTCACAGAGAAACTGAATTCGAGTGAGTGGGGTGCTGAGTGGAGGGGCTTTGCAGGGTCCTGCCAGCTGCATGTGTGGACTCAACTGTTGGGTGTGAGAAGAGTGGGCATGGGGGCTCCTCCAGGAGCATGGTGGGGTTGCGCCCCATGGCCCGGCATCGTGTTCGGGTTTCCTGCTCACCAGAAGCTTCTCGCCTCTCTCTCCTCTGCAGCGTCGAGGGCGAGGCCCCCAGCAGCGAGACTGGCACGTCCTTGGACAGCCCCTCGGCCTACCCCCAGGGCCCCTTAGTGCCTGGTTCCAGCCTGAGCCCAGATCACTACGAGCACACGTCCGTGGGAGCCTATGGGCTGTATTCGGGGCCGCCGGGGCAACAGCAGCGCACGCGGAGGCCCAAGCTGCAGCACTCGACCTCCATCCTGCGCAAGCAGGCCGAGGAGGAAGCCATCAAGCGCTCACGCTCACTCTCTGAGAGCTATGAGCTCTCCTCGGACCTGCAGGACAAGCAGGTAGGCGAGCACAGCCCCTCGGGCCACACATGCGAGCACAGGGCAACTCTGCCCACCATGTATGCccccaccaggcatggtggcagctctCTCCCATAGACTCAAGTTGGGGTGCATGTGGGCTGAGGCTGAGGACTCTGCCCCAGTTCCGGCTCCACCTGTGGCTGCTCTCAGGAGCCTCTTGCCCCAGCTGGCTCTTGCTGGCGTGTGTGAAGGACCTGGATTGTCTGGCATTCCTTCTGGGGACTTCCAGAGAGTCGTCTTCAGATGAGGCCTTTGCCATGGCCCGGGTTCCACATCCTGCGTGGCCCAGATCTGGGGGACCATGATAGGTATCTGAGCCCAATGTCATCGGGACACACTGGGTACGTGGCAGGCCACTGAGGTTGTAAAGACCCAGGAGAGGGCTGAGGGAAGGAGGTCCGTTGACAGCATGAACAGCACAAGCTCTGGGAAGAACCTCATCTACGGCCAGCCAGGGGAGGCTGCTTGCTGTACCCCTCCTGGCTCACACCTCCTTACTCCTGTGGGAAATCCCCCCACTGAAGACTGCACCCCTTCCCCAAGGGCCTTGGCCCTTAGAGGTGGCCCAGACCCACAGTGTGCTTAGGGCTGGGCTCGAGGGAGGACAAGAGGCAGCCTCTCGGAGTTGAACCAGGAGAGGAGAATCCTGGGGTACAAAGGGAAGAGCGAGGACCTGAGCAGTCCCTGGGGAGGCCAAGAGCTCTTGCTTCTAAGTCCCTCCAAGTGCATGTGCACAGTAGGTGTTTTAATAAGGATCTGAGTGAATGAACAGATGGGTGAGTGAGGGAGTGAGCGAGCCAGTGCATGGACAAGCCCCATAGCAGTTTCAGGCTTCAAGAGAACCCAGGCTCCCAGGCAGCAGCTCTGCAAGCTTGCAGGGGCAGGCTGGGGAGGGCTGTCAGACTCTCCCCAGCTCCTGGGCACTGAGCTCTAGACAGCTCCTCCAGATGCCCAGGTGGCCGCCTCTGCCCCTGCTGGCCCCAGGGCCCTTTCCCATCTTCCCCAGACTCCATGCTGCAGAAGCTACCTGGCCTTCACTCCCATCCACACCCATCCTGTGGCCCCGCCCGCCCTCTGCTTGCTCCCAGATCTTCCTAGttatcctttttctttaaaaacaatttttgggggttttatttgtttatatttgctgGGAGTATAGATTCAAGTTCCCCTGAATATGTGCTCCCCTTTTTGTCCTTTAAAGAGTATAGTTCTAGGCCTGGTGTGCCCCAACTTCCTAAGGGAGTGGTGCAGATACTGCCTGGGGTTGCGGGATCATCCCCTCTCTTGACAGGGAATCCCCCATCAGCCCCCTCCTCACCTGGCTGTCGGTGCTGCCCTGCAACTTAGGCCAGGCCAACACAGTGCAGAGCAGCTTCTGTTCCCTTTATCCGTGATGCCCACATCCAAAGTGGACCACGGTTTATAGTAAGAGATGTTGGCAACAGAGCCATTtaaacagaaaggagaaaggtTAGGACTTAATAGAGGCCTTTGAAGAGAATTATATGCTTACTGTGGGCCTAATAGGACTCCAGCTATTCATTTTCATTCCATGCATATTATCTGAACGCCCGCCACAcaccagacactgtgctgggtgcCCGTGACCGAGGCAAGGCCCCTGCTCTTGAGCTCCACTGTGGCACAGGAGCTGGACAGGAGCAAGTTTTTCCAGAAAGTGATGCAAACTCTAGGGATTCTAAAAATTGGGAAAGAAATCAGGCGGCTATGGGAGGTGACAGCATTGGGTAAGGCTGGTTGGGAAGACCTCTCTAAGGTGACATTAGAGCTGGCTGTTCCAGGAAGAGGCAACAGCTGGTGCAAAGGCTACTGAGTGTGTATGATGGAAAGGAAGGCCCGGAAGAGGTACCAAAGAGGTGAGAGGGAGGAGGCGACATCAGGGACCACTGAGCATTCGATGCTCCACCAAGCTTCCTGGAAAACTCAGCAAAAGTGGGAATGGGACAGATTGCATGGGAATCACTAGATGAAAAAGTAAGGTGCCCGATTCCATGAGGAGTTTTAAATCTGCATAACACAAAGTCCGTTTAGTGAAAGGACCCCAAGGGCTAGTCTCCTGTGCTCTTCTGGCCCCTGGCCCACTGTGCTCTTCTGCCCCCTGGCCCACTGTGCCCTTCAGTGGCTTTCTGTCCCTGAAGCAGGAGACTTGAGTGGGTGTCAGGTACTGTCCGTGTCCCAGTTCCTCTTCTGCACTGCTCAGAAGTTTGCCTTGAAGGGACAAGTGAGGGACGGATAGGGGAGCCCTGGCCACGGGTTCGACTCCTCTATCCAGGAACCACATGCCCTGGGCCAGCGGCTTCCCTCCCCCGAGCGTCTTGTCCTTGCTGAGAAGTAGGGTAGCGAAACCCCTCAGGAGAGCAGAAGCTGCTGTGAGATGGGATGAGGGTGTGGGGGTCCCCAGCACACATAGTAGATGGGCACATATTAGTAGAATCCCCTCCACTGGGTCCCAGGAAACTTTTCGACCAGGCCTGGCAATAGTTCCATCCCAGAAAGAAGAATGACCCACTGTAAGTTTGGGGACGAGGAAGAGCAGCCCCAGGTCCATGTGTGGGGACCCTTGGGAGAAGAACTGCCAGGGGCTCTGGTGAACAAACGCAGAGCCCATTGCTGCCTTACTGAAGTCCCTTCGCCCCCAATACACACAGATTTGGGCAGGAGGTCTCAGGAAAACAGGGTGGCTGCCTGGTCTGCGAGGTCCGGAGCCAGCAGGCGAGAAGGCCCTGCGGGGAGCTCTAGGCCTGAGCTGGAGGTTCTGGTGCTTGTGCTGCCCACAAAGTAGAGTGAGGGAAGAAAGGCTTCCCAGATCCCAGCCTCGGGTCTCTTATCGGCCCCACGGGCTTTCTAAGCTCCACTCACAACCCAAAAAATGGAAACTTTCTGCTTACAGTTGTGGAAGTGAGGTCATTTCTTGGATGACGTTCAGTAACAGGGTGAGAGAAAAAACAGACTCTGGCCTGGGATTGGAAAAGTCATTTTGATCTGCTCCCCTCAAGCCCCCCTCAGCTCTTCTCCTCCACCCAGCCTGCTGGGACCACCCAAAGCCAGGCGGCATGCATGGGCATGCAAGGCCTTATGTGGCCCTGAGCCAGTCTCCCTGGTGCAGGCTGCAGCCTTCAATTTGTTGGATGTCTGTTTGGCATTGTTTCAGTTCTGCGCCTGCGGCTGCCTGCTCTCCTTGACAGACCCCTCGATCCTCGAGTGCAAGGACCTCCATGCCTCCCATTCCACCTCCAGGTGTGACGTGATGCCCAGCATGTAGTGGGCATCTGGGACCATACAGGCAGGTGTAGCGCTTTGCCTGGCTCCTAGCCCCACATCACATGCCCATGCCACCCCAGCACCCCAAGAGGCCTGGCTTCACGGAGAAGCCAATTCCTTATCTTGGCCGCAGGAATGTGTTCATTGTCCACTCAGGAGCAAGGTGCAGGGAGCGGCCCTCAGGGCCCTCCTTGGGCACGGGTGCCTCAGAAATTCAGGAGGTCTGTGTGTCCCATGGAAGCACCCGGGGTTCACCCCATCCCCTCCCTGCATGTAGCCCAGCCCTCACAGGAATGAGCCGTGCAGCCCAGACAAGCCATCAGGAATGGCGGTGCTCATGAGGGAAAGCCAGCTCCGGAGCCTGGAGGCCTCTTGAGTATGTGTTGAGTCTCTTCTCTGGGCCACAATTTGCCCATCTGTAGAGCAAGGGAGCTTGGGGGCTTTACAAACTGTAAATCCCTTCCCAGAATGCAGCTGAGTGTCTTTCCAGCCCAGCTACCCCTGTGCTTGGCATGTGCCAGCCCTTGGCCTCTGTCTCCGGGGCTCACCACAGTCATAGGTCCCAGCACTATGCCATTTAATAGACGAGGAAACCGAGGAAGTGCATGGGCTCAGGGCTTATTCTGGGTCACCCAGCTACCAAGGGGCATAGCCCAGATTAGAACTCAGGCACCTGGCGTCGAAGCCTGCTTCTCAGTGCAGCAGACCCCACAGGTCTCCCTGAAACTCAGTGACGCCTCTGGCCACCAGAGCTGCCTGGTTGGTGCTGTGGAAAGGAAATGAGTCCAGCAGCCTGTGGGCCTTGCTGGAATCTTTAGCCTGTCTCTTGACCTGTGCATACTTCTTCCAGGGTCTCCAAATGGGTTTCATTAGATGGCATACCTCAAAAATGCGTCAGGGCCAGGGGCTTCTGTGACCCAAGACACTGGGACACTCAGCATAGTGTATCTCACTGCCTTTTAAAGTTTCTTGAGGCTCTGcctggtggatcatctgaggtcaggagttcaaaaccagcctggccaacatggtgaaactccatctctactaaaaatacaaaaattagctgggcgtggtggtgtctgtaatcccagctactcaggaggttgaggcaggaggatcgtctgaacccaggaggcagagattgcagtgaactgagatcatgccattgcactccagcctgggtgacagagcgagactctgtctcaaaaaaaaacaaaaacaaacaaacaaacaaaaaaacgggTCTGAGAGGAAAAACATGGTTGCACTCATTTTAACTTGGTGCTTCTCTATCCAATTTGACCTCGGGACTCATATTTTGCATAAGCCCACCAGCATCCCTCAGCAGTTGCTTTGACCAACTTTGGGACCTTCCCAGGTTGCATAGCTGCTTGGCTAGGAAGTGGGAAGGAGTTTGGTAGATGTCTCACTGTGCCCACATGCAGGGCTGTTCTCAttctcctctcccacccccaggtGGAGATGCTAGAACGAAAGTATGGGGGGCGCCTGGTAACTCGCCATGCGGCCCGCATCATCCAGACAGCGTTTCGCCAGTACCAGATGAACAAGAACTTCGAGCGCTTGCGCAGCTCCATGTCAGAGAACCGCATGTCGCGCCGGATCGTGCTGTCCAACATGAGGATGCAGTTCTCCTTTGAGGGGCCTGAGAAAGTGCACAGCTCCTACTTCGAGGGGAAGCAGGTCTCAGTGACTAACGACGGCTCCCAGCTGGGAGCCCTGGTGCCCCCTGAGTGTGGTGACCTCAGTGAGCCGACTACCCTCAAGTCTCCGGCCCCCTCCAGCGACTTTGCGGACGCCATCACTGAGCTGGAGGACGCCTTCTCTAGGCAAGTGAAATCACTGGCCGAGTCCATCGACGATGCCCTCAACTGCCGCAGCCTGCACACTGAGGAGGCACCAGCCCTGGATGCGGCACGGGCCCGGGACACCGAGCCCCAGACAGCCCTGCACAGCATGGACCACCGCAAACTGGACGAGATGACGGCCTCGTACAGCGATGTCACCCTGTACATCGATGAGGAGGAGCTGTCTCCCCCTCTGCCCCTCTCGCAGGCAGGGGACCGCCCGTCCAGCACCGAGTCAGACCTGCGGCTGCGGGCTGGGGGCGCAGCCCCAGACTACTGGGCCCTGGCCCACAAAGAGGACAAGGCCGACACGGACACGAGCTGCCGGAGCACGCCGTCGCTGGAGCGGCAGGAGCAGCGGCTGCGGGTGGAGCATCTCCCGCTGCTCACCATCGAGCCACCCAGCGACAGCTCTGTGGACCTCAGTGACCGCTCAGAGCGGGGCTCACTCAAGAGGCAGAGTGCCTATGAGCGCAGCCTCGGCGGGCAGCAGGGCAGCCCCAAGCATGGTCCCCACAGCGGCCCCCCAAAGAGCCTCCCCCGGGAGGAACCTGAGTTGCGGCCCCGGCCCCCCAGGCCCCTAGACAGCCACTTGGCCATCAATGGCTCAGCCAACCGGCAGAGCAAGTCTGAGTCGGACTACTCAGATGGCGACAATGACAGCATCAACAGCACATCCAACTCCAACGACACCATCAACTGCAGCTCCGAGTCATCGTCCCGTGACAGCCTGCGGGAGCAGACGCTCAGCAAGCAGACCTACCACAAGGAGGCCCGCAACAGCTGGGACTCGCCCGCCTTTAGCAACGATGTCATCCGCAAGAGGCACTACCGCATTGGCCTGAACCTCTTCAACAAGTGAGTACCATTGGTGACCCTGCAGGGTAGGCGGCCATGGCTTGCTGGGCCTCGGCAGGTGGGCATGGCTGGATCCTTCCAAGCACAGAGCTTGAGGTCCAGCGTGGCCTGTGAGCATAGGAAGCTGCCGTGCAAGGTTGGTGGCTAGGATGCTGCCAACCTGTGCACTGAGGATCCAGCCCTTCCTGGAGCTGCTGTTTGGGACAGCAACACAGACAGGCTGAGCAGGGGCAGAATGGGAGCTTTCTGTGCTGAAGCAACTTGAGTCCCAGGCTCTTCCATCCCATCACTCCCGAGTCCACCATAGCAAGTGGATGGGCCATGCCCTGCCCAGCTTTGGATGTCAGGCTTAGGGGTGATGTGGGACACAAAGGACTTTGAGCAGGGGTATGACTGGTTGTGTCATTGGGGGCAGGAGCAGACAGGCGAGACCCAGGGCTATGTCTTGTGGGGGACGCAGACCAGACCTGGGCCATGTCTGGGGGTAGGAGTGCTCAGGGGCAGTTGGCCAGACCCAGAACCGTGTCCTGGAGGGAAGGAACTCAGACAGACGCAGGCCAGACCCATGGCTGTGTCTGGGGGTCTTGGGGAGCTGCATGAGTTGGGTTCATGGAGTGACTACTCCCCGAGGGGGTCCTGGAAAGGTGCCATCGACCATCCTGACAGCAGATCCAAGGAGCGATGGGTATTTAAAGCAGACTATTCTTAGCACAGCTAAAAATAgcaagaggaaggggaggagggctgAGCACTTGGCCTGAGTAATGTGCAGGCTCCTGTCCAACCTGAGATTTCTCGTTATTTCCACTCCCTGGGCCACTGGGAT
The sequence above is drawn from the Rhinopithecus roxellana isolate Shanxi Qingling chromosome 1, ASM756505v1, whole genome shotgun sequence genome and encodes:
- the IQSEC1 gene encoding IQ motif and SEC7 domain-containing protein 1 isoform X4; its protein translation is MKGDGSAVWSLMWKYCISVRTLSVEGEAPSSETGTSLDSPSAYPQGPLVPGSSLSPDHYEHTSVGAYGLYSGPPGQQQRTRRPKLQHSTSILRKQAEEEAIKRSRSLSESYELSSDLQDKQVEMLERKYGGRLVTRHAARIIQTAFRQYQMNKNFERLRSSMSENRMSRRIVLSNMRMQFSFEGPEKVHSSYFEGKQVSVTNDGSQLGALVPPECGDLSEPTTLKSPAPSSDFADAITELEDAFSRQVKSLAESIDDALNCRSLHTEEAPALDAARARDTEPQTALHSMDHRKLDEMTASYSDVTLYIDEEELSPPLPLSQAGDRPSSTESDLRLRAGGAAPDYWALAHKEDKADTDTSCRSTPSLERQEQRLRVEHLPLLTIEPPSDSSVDLSDRSERGSLKRQSAYERSLGGQQGSPKHGPHSGPPKSLPREEPELRPRPPRPLDSHLAINGSANRQSKSESDYSDGDNDSINSTSNSNDTINCSSESSSRDSLREQTLSKQTYHKEARNSWDSPAFSNDVIRKRHYRIGLNLFNKKPEKGVQYLIERGFVPDTPVGVAHFLLQRKGLSRQMIGEFLGNRQKQFNRDVLDCVVDEMDFSTMELDEALRKFQAHIRVQGEAQKVERLIEAFSQRYCICNPGVVRQFRNPDTIFILAFAIILLNTDMYSPNVKPERKMKLEDFIKNLRGVDDGEDIPREMLIGIYERIRKRELKTNEDHVSQVQKVEKLIVGKKPIGSLHPGLGCVLSLPHRRLVCYCRLFEVPDPNKPQKLGLHQREIFLFNDLLVVTKIFQKKKNSVTYSFRQSFSLYGMQVLLFENQYYPNGIRLTSSVPGADIKVLINFNAPNPQDRKKFTDDLRESIAEVQEMEKHRIESELEKQKGVVRPSMSQCSSLKKESGNGTLSRACLDDSYASGEGLKRSALSSSLRDLSEAGVHH